Proteins encoded by one window of Desulfomonilia bacterium:
- a CDS encoding prephenate dehydrogenase/arogenate dehydrogenase family protein: MSGRTVAYAQNFSRLSQKALKHYLPDAVCSEKPSIDAVFKSVLADKKAFGFIPVENVITGRYAQTLDCLLKYHVGFSITGSTIVTSGKTEDGREDKTRFILIGPGETKPSGRDVTSLVIYPQRDRVKLLFDMIEIISVRYNLNMTDIDRRPDRKGLSIFYIDIEGHKNDENVSACIKDIQLALSDTEVITLGSYPYQPFNEPLIKSIGIIGGTGEMGSFFVPFFKNLGYRVSVAGRKTSLSHEECAKTCDAVIVNVPIDYACDVIKKIAPHMKKGQLLIDNTGIKTKAVKAMLESSPKGVEVLSIHTMFGPGVESLRAQNVISIPTKRSGPMAQEFEDLLFKHGANITRTTPEDHDRFVTMTQGLEHIDSVAKLATILNIAGHPDRLEPFSTPNSRKSAEIWGRIHGQDPHLYATMLRENPYILETLKDYLHNLSSLISNLEQGRTAAFEKAMNKNAEKLKS, translated from the coding sequence ATGTCAGGCAGAACTGTCGCTTATGCCCAGAATTTCAGCAGACTTTCTCAAAAGGCGTTGAAACATTATCTGCCTGATGCAGTATGTTCGGAGAAACCGTCCATCGATGCAGTATTCAAATCAGTTCTGGCGGACAAAAAAGCCTTCGGTTTCATTCCTGTTGAAAATGTTATTACAGGCCGCTATGCACAGACCCTTGACTGCCTTCTGAAATATCACGTCGGCTTTTCGATCACAGGTTCGACGATTGTAACTTCAGGAAAGACGGAAGACGGCCGAGAAGATAAAACCCGCTTCATTCTCATAGGCCCCGGCGAGACAAAACCCAGCGGCAGGGATGTAACAAGCCTTGTTATCTATCCGCAACGCGACAGGGTCAAACTTCTCTTCGACATGATCGAAATAATCAGCGTGCGCTACAACCTCAACATGACCGACATAGACCGCAGACCAGACAGGAAAGGGCTTTCCATATTTTACATCGATATCGAAGGGCATAAAAATGATGAAAACGTAAGCGCCTGCATAAAAGACATTCAATTGGCACTTTCCGATACCGAGGTGATAACATTAGGCTCTTATCCATATCAGCCGTTCAACGAGCCCCTTATAAAATCGATAGGCATCATAGGCGGCACCGGCGAGATGGGCTCATTCTTTGTGCCGTTTTTTAAAAACCTCGGATACAGGGTATCCGTTGCCGGGAGAAAGACCTCTCTTTCTCATGAGGAATGCGCAAAAACCTGCGACGCGGTAATTGTAAATGTCCCGATAGATTATGCATGCGATGTCATTAAAAAGATCGCCCCTCATATGAAAAAAGGCCAGCTCCTGATCGACAACACAGGCATTAAGACAAAGGCGGTAAAAGCGATGCTGGAATCGTCACCCAAAGGGGTCGAGGTGCTTTCCATTCATACGATGTTCGGTCCGGGTGTTGAAAGCCTCAGGGCACAGAATGTCATATCGATCCCGACAAAAAGGTCGGGCCCCATGGCTCAGGAATTCGAAGACCTTCTTTTCAAGCACGGCGCAAACATCACACGGACGACCCCTGAAGACCACGACCGGTTCGTGACCATGACCCAGGGACTTGAGCATATAGACAGTGTCGCCAAGCTTGCAACTATCCTTAATATTGCAGGGCATCCGGACAGGCTGGAGCCTTTCTCCACGCCCAATTCCAGGAAATCGGCCGAGATATGGGGCCGGATCCACGGCCAGGACCCGCACCTTTATGCGACAATGCTAAGGGAAAACCCTTATATTCTTGAAACGCTCAAAGACTATCTGCACAATCTTTCAAGTCTGATAAGCAACCTTGAACAAGGCAGGACAGCAGCCTTTGAAAAGGCCATGAATAAAAATGCTGAAAAACTTAAAAGCTGA
- the wecB gene encoding UDP-N-acetylglucosamine 2-epimerase (non-hydrolyzing) codes for MIFHVVGARPQFIKLSPVLKAFREEGLSSKTIHTGQHYDFAMNELLFDDLGLPEPDFHLGIGSGSHAVQTAGMLKGIEDILINEKPGLVIVYGDTNSTLAGALAASKLNIKVAHVEAGLRSFDKRMPEEINRIIADRLSDYHFCPTENAVRLLAAEGMKGIFTGDVMVDALLEFSRTMEQPSYKKPYILATIHRAENTDNPLRFKAIWQAMTDLAKEINVIFPVHPRTRNLYSGLMNEAGGVTVIDPVEYTAMLSLVKYGDCVLTDSGGLVKEAFLLKTPCVTVRTTTEWPETIEAGANVLVDAAPVAIEAAVNKMKTISINPAVMPFGGGTAAKQIAAFIGENVFC; via the coding sequence ATGATTTTTCATGTCGTCGGTGCACGCCCGCAGTTTATCAAGCTTTCGCCCGTGCTCAAGGCGTTCAGGGAAGAAGGGCTTTCTTCAAAGACCATTCATACCGGCCAGCATTACGACTTTGCAATGAATGAACTACTGTTTGACGACCTGGGCCTGCCCGAACCGGATTTTCATCTGGGCATTGGCTCGGGCTCGCATGCCGTTCAGACAGCGGGAATGCTCAAAGGTATTGAAGATATTCTTATAAACGAGAAGCCCGGACTTGTAATTGTCTATGGCGATACCAATTCTACTCTGGCGGGAGCCCTTGCCGCATCAAAGCTGAATATAAAAGTAGCCCACGTCGAAGCCGGGTTGCGAAGTTTCGACAAAAGAATGCCTGAGGAAATTAACCGCATTATCGCCGACAGGCTTTCCGATTACCATTTCTGCCCGACAGAAAACGCTGTCCGGCTGCTTGCCGCCGAAGGCATGAAAGGAATATTCACAGGTGATGTCATGGTTGATGCACTGCTTGAATTTTCCAGAACCATGGAACAGCCTTCTTATAAAAAACCATATATATTGGCGACGATACACAGGGCGGAAAACACGGATAATCCGTTGCGCTTTAAGGCCATCTGGCAGGCCATGACAGACCTGGCCAAGGAAATCAATGTCATCTTTCCTGTCCATCCCAGAACCCGCAACCTCTATTCAGGCCTCATGAATGAAGCAGGCGGCGTCACGGTAATCGACCCTGTTGAATACACGGCCATGCTTTCATTGGTTAAATATGGGGACTGTGTCCTTACAGATTCAGGCGGTCTGGTCAAAGAGGCCTTTTTATTAAAGACGCCCTGCGTGACGGTACGCACGACAACCGAATGGCCGGAAACCATAGAGGCAGGAGCAAATGTCCTTGTAGATGCTGCACCCGTTGCAATTGAGGCTGCCGTCAATAAAATGAAAACCATAAGCATCAATCCGGCAGTCATGCCCTTCGGCGGCGGAACAGCGGCGAAACAAATCGCTGCATTCATTGGGGAGAATGTTTTCTGCTGA
- the serS gene encoding serine--tRNA ligase encodes MLDIKILRQNPEIVRKSLLNRGTEVDLDGLLELDAKRRAMIQEGDDLKAKRNQFSEQMSRNRGGTPEQKQEIRQIGERIKAIDTEMKDLELAIDDIIKRIPNIPHETVAIGSSEEDNPVIRVVGEKPTFAFTPKEHWDIGEGLGILDFKRAAKITGARFCLNWAAGAKLERSLINFMLDVHTKEHGCTEVWTPFMANRDSFTATGQLPKFEEDLFRTDDYFLVPTAEVPVTNIYRDETLPEDKLPIKLVAYTPCFRREAGSYGKDTRGLIRQHQFDKVELVRFAHPDHSFIDLEELTNEAEDILKKLGLHYRVISLCTGDLGFSSAKTYDLEVWMPGQGVFKEISSCSCFTDFQARRGNMRYKSAQMKKSEFCHTLNGSGLAVGRTLAAILENYQNEDGTVRVPDALKPYMGLDLIEPIR; translated from the coding sequence ATGCTTGACATAAAAATATTAAGACAAAACCCGGAAATCGTCAGGAAGTCGTTGTTAAACCGCGGGACCGAGGTCGACCTCGACGGACTTCTGGAGCTTGACGCTAAAAGGCGCGCCATGATTCAGGAAGGGGATGACCTTAAGGCTAAGCGCAACCAGTTCTCTGAGCAGATGTCAAGGAACAGGGGCGGCACGCCTGAACAGAAGCAGGAAATCAGGCAGATTGGAGAGCGCATCAAGGCAATTGACACGGAAATGAAAGACCTGGAGCTTGCCATTGATGACATTATCAAACGCATCCCGAACATCCCGCATGAGACGGTTGCCATAGGCTCTTCCGAAGAAGACAACCCTGTAATCAGGGTCGTGGGCGAAAAACCCACTTTTGCATTCACTCCCAAGGAGCACTGGGACATAGGCGAAGGACTAGGCATTCTGGATTTCAAACGTGCAGCAAAGATCACCGGGGCACGTTTCTGCCTGAACTGGGCGGCAGGTGCAAAGCTCGAAAGGTCGCTCATAAACTTCATGCTCGATGTTCACACAAAGGAGCACGGCTGTACCGAGGTTTGGACGCCTTTCATGGCCAACCGAGACAGCTTCACCGCAACAGGACAACTTCCCAAGTTTGAGGAAGACCTTTTCAGGACAGACGATTATTTCCTGGTACCGACAGCGGAAGTACCTGTGACCAATATCTACCGTGACGAAACCCTGCCTGAGGATAAGCTCCCGATAAAACTTGTGGCATATACCCCGTGCTTCAGACGCGAGGCGGGTTCATACGGCAAGGACACGCGCGGGCTTATCCGTCAGCACCAGTTCGACAAGGTGGAACTTGTACGCTTCGCTCATCCGGACCATTCATTCATCGATCTCGAAGAGCTGACCAACGAGGCCGAAGACATCCTCAAGAAGCTCGGGCTTCATTACCGGGTCATCTCTCTGTGTACAGGCGACCTGGGTTTTTCCTCGGCCAAGACATATGACCTCGAGGTCTGGATGCCGGGACAGGGCGTTTTCAAAGAGATATCTTCCTGCAGCTGCTTCACCGACTTCCAGGCCAGAAGAGGGAACATGAGATACAAGTCGGCGCAGATGAAAAAGAGTGAGTTCTGCCATACGCTTAACGGAAGCGGCCTTGCAGTGGGCAGGACTCTCGCGGCCATACTTGAAAACTATCAGAACGAAGACGGAACCGTCAGAGTTCCAGATGCATTGAAGCCCTATATGGGGCTTGACCTGATAGAACCAATACGTTAG
- a CDS encoding glycerophosphodiester phosphodiesterase family protein, which produces MIRNSTRISKNGTILKGIILISSFFSLIISNNTASANNEMTIFEKTEIPEKAVIAHRGASWFGPEETEPAYILARELGADYLEFDIQLTSDGVPVLFHDDTLLRTTNVADVFPQRKNAAISAFTLAELKSLDAGSWFNLKNPDRARPSYKNLRILTLEEVIKIASSGRPGQRLYIESKSPEAYPGIEEKIVSQLKSAGWLDKSKVVFQSFSLESLKRFKELAPEISRVYLVDEKLKKDYGWNKLVKDSADNATGIGPSGYIAWPWNISKAHKRGLIVHVYTINALWQAKLINLFGADGIFTDRCDMLLKHYGRDNKTDPNDILKKYGY; this is translated from the coding sequence ATGATCCGGAATTCAACCCGTATTTCAAAGAATGGCACTATTCTGAAAGGAATCATTTTAATTTCTTCTTTCTTTTCCCTTATCATTTCGAACAATACTGCATCTGCAAATAATGAAATGACAATTTTTGAAAAAACAGAGATTCCCGAAAAGGCGGTGATAGCACACAGGGGGGCTTCCTGGTTTGGCCCTGAAGAAACCGAACCGGCTTATATTCTGGCCCGTGAACTCGGGGCGGATTATCTCGAATTTGACATCCAGCTTACATCTGACGGGGTGCCGGTGCTTTTTCATGATGATACCCTCCTGCGGACCACAAACGTGGCCGATGTTTTCCCTCAGCGGAAAAATGCAGCGATTTCCGCTTTTACGCTTGCCGAGCTGAAAAGTCTTGATGCGGGCTCCTGGTTCAATCTCAAAAATCCCGACAGGGCTAGGCCGTCTTATAAAAATCTCAGGATCCTTACCCTTGAAGAGGTAATAAAAATCGCCTCGTCTGGCAGACCCGGGCAGAGGCTTTATATAGAAAGCAAGAGCCCAGAGGCATATCCCGGCATCGAGGAAAAGATTGTTTCTCAATTGAAAAGTGCGGGCTGGCTGGATAAATCAAAGGTTGTCTTTCAGTCCTTCAGCCTTGAAAGCTTGAAAAGATTTAAAGAACTCGCCCCTGAGATATCCAGGGTTTACCTCGTGGATGAAAAATTGAAAAAAGACTACGGCTGGAATAAACTAGTAAAAGACTCAGCGGATAATGCAACCGGCATAGGTCCCTCAGGGTACATAGCATGGCCGTGGAACATCAGTAAGGCGCATAAAAGAGGGCTTATCGTCCATGTCTACACAATCAATGCCCTGTGGCAGGCAAAACTGATCAACCTTTTCGGTGCGGACGGGATCTTTACGGACAGGTGCGACATGCTTTTAAAGCATTACGGCCGAGACAATAAAACCGATCCTAACGATATCCTCAAAAAATACGGTTATTGA
- a CDS encoding SDR family NAD(P)-dependent oxidoreductase → MIPGKAFIIGNSDGIGLALTLELLNRGWKINGFSRSPSSVTHDAYSHTVITVEDDTFSSVLKSVFEKEVADLCVYCAGIGEMLDLSDMKDEEKIFKVNLLGLVKAVSCVIPVMVKERKGHFIGLSSMADEILAPDSPSYSASKAGFSNYLEGLALAVRPKGVHITNVRFGFVDTKMAKGSFLPFMMSTKKAVGHLFRCIEKRPVRYSAPIIMIPVVKMLGMVNRIKTLI, encoded by the coding sequence ATGATCCCGGGCAAAGCTTTCATAATAGGCAATTCCGATGGAATCGGACTGGCGCTTACCCTCGAACTCCTTAATAGAGGCTGGAAAATAAACGGCTTTTCCCGAAGCCCTTCTTCTGTAACACATGATGCTTATTCACATACCGTCATCACTGTAGAAGATGATACTTTCTCTTCAGTTCTGAAATCCGTCTTTGAAAAGGAGGTTGCCGACCTGTGTGTCTATTGCGCCGGAATAGGAGAAATGCTCGACCTTTCAGACATGAAAGACGAGGAAAAAATCTTTAAGGTCAATCTTCTCGGTTTGGTTAAAGCGGTTTCCTGCGTAATCCCGGTAATGGTAAAAGAGAGGAAAGGTCATTTTATCGGCCTTTCAAGCATGGCGGATGAAATACTTGCCCCTGATTCTCCCAGCTACAGCGCCTCAAAGGCCGGTTTTTCAAACTACCTCGAAGGTCTTGCACTTGCAGTTCGGCCGAAGGGCGTCCACATAACAAATGTACGCTTCGGATTTGTCGATACAAAGATGGCAAAGGGGTCCTTCTTGCCATTCATGATGAGCACTAAAAAAGCGGTTGGCCACCTTTTCAGGTGCATCGAAAAAAGGCCTGTCCGGTATTCGGCTCCCATAATAATGATACCTGTCGTTAAAATGCTTGGCATGGTGAACAGGATAAAAACCTTAATCTAG
- a CDS encoding CoA-binding protein, with protein MDNSYQRLEQFFSPRHIVVVGASTKNFWFANAVMNASTLGFEGAFYPVNPTAQEVAGIKAYKGIETLPDAPFDFGVVMVKASLVKDTIGRLLSIGIKNILLLTSGYAETGPQGKALQLELTQFCKENDILLMGPNCLGFINPLSRSSVFVGGSVEGIPAPGGIGVIAQSGATSEILVSKLIGKGLGISIYSTTGNEAVLTAEDILEYLVNDASTKIITAFFEGFRDIAKLKAAAKTAASRAIPIIMVKVGRSSHGVNMASSHTGALAGNDAVIDSALRQFGIIRVDSIEEMVETASLFSRCRLPDGDGLCIYTLSGGLCGMYADLCEKYGISLPELSNSTKEKLKEILPEFAQPDNPLDVTGSGFQSGLDSVFDILLEEESISIIAPLCISPPGPDDIFSPRINSAFLRYSGSLIKTVVPIAFREVNSYARELFKNLNLHVMEHPDIGFKALSHFINYAKYVRRP; from the coding sequence ATGGACAATTCATATCAAAGACTTGAACAGTTTTTCTCGCCACGGCATATTGTAGTAGTCGGTGCCAGCACGAAAAATTTCTGGTTTGCCAATGCAGTGATGAATGCCTCAACCTTGGGATTCGAAGGGGCATTCTACCCGGTTAACCCGACCGCACAGGAGGTGGCGGGAATTAAGGCATACAAGGGAATCGAAACGCTTCCTGATGCACCGTTTGATTTCGGCGTAGTCATGGTCAAGGCCTCGCTCGTGAAAGACACTATCGGCAGACTCCTCTCTATCGGGATAAAAAATATTCTGCTACTAACCTCAGGCTATGCAGAAACAGGGCCACAGGGCAAAGCGCTGCAGCTTGAGCTCACGCAATTCTGCAAAGAGAACGACATCCTGCTCATGGGCCCCAACTGTCTTGGTTTTATCAATCCCCTCTCACGCTCAAGCGTCTTTGTCGGCGGCTCGGTCGAAGGAATTCCTGCCCCGGGAGGAATTGGCGTTATTGCACAGAGCGGGGCTACAAGTGAGATCCTCGTAAGCAAGCTTATCGGGAAAGGCCTGGGGATTTCGATTTATTCGACGACAGGAAACGAGGCTGTGCTTACAGCCGAAGATATCCTGGAATATCTCGTGAACGATGCCAGCACAAAGATAATCACGGCTTTCTTCGAGGGTTTCAGGGATATTGCTAAACTGAAAGCGGCTGCAAAAACTGCGGCCTCAAGGGCCATCCCGATAATCATGGTTAAAGTTGGCAGGTCGTCACACGGGGTGAATATGGCCAGTTCGCATACAGGTGCGCTTGCCGGGAATGATGCGGTTATCGACAGCGCCCTGAGACAATTCGGCATTATAAGGGTCGATTCGATAGAAGAAATGGTTGAAACGGCTTCACTTTTTTCAAGATGCAGGCTTCCCGACGGCGACGGGCTCTGCATATACACGCTGTCTGGCGGACTTTGCGGAATGTATGCGGACCTGTGTGAAAAATACGGCATCAGCCTGCCTGAACTGAGCAACAGCACAAAAGAAAAACTCAAGGAAATCCTTCCCGAGTTTGCTCAGCCTGACAACCCTCTTGACGTCACAGGGTCAGGCTTTCAATCCGGCCTGGATTCGGTTTTCGACATCCTTCTTGAAGAAGAGAGTATTTCGATAATCGCTCCTTTGTGCATATCACCCCCGGGCCCCGACGATATTTTCTCTCCTCGAATAAACAGCGCTTTTTTAAGATATTCCGGTTCTTTAATAAAGACTGTTGTGCCTATTGCGTTCAGGGAAGTGAACTCTTATGCGCGGGAACTCTTTAAAAACCTGAATCTCCATGTCATGGAGCACCCGGATATTGGCTTTAAGGCGCTTTCGCATTTTATTAATTATGCAAAATATGTAAGACGCCCTTAA
- a CDS encoding acyl-CoA dehydrogenase family protein — translation MLSLTAEELMLCDTVYKWAENYLGPKQEAIDEEDKLPDDFFKQLAGLGILGITLGEAYGGAGQGILMQTLAVEQIARLSPALSMSYAAHSNLCANNIYKNGNESQRQKFLPPMCTGDAIGALCLTEPGAGSDALGGMRTTAKKSGDKYIINGTKMFITNGTIAKTHLVYAKTAPERGAHGISAFVVDAESKGVTISKKLRKCGMRGSPTVELSYEDVEVPAENLLLEENMGVHIVTSGLAYERITLSGNSLGTAEQGLQYSIKYAKEREQFGKQLREFEMIQAKLADMYCLVEASRGLVYNAARFADGPGGKKGGKGTVLDKLAAAAILFAAESATKVCCDGVQIHGGYGYCLEYPIQKLWRDAKLLEIGAGTSEIRRIIIARELCRDR, via the coding sequence ATGTTATCACTGACGGCAGAAGAGTTAATGTTATGCGATACGGTTTACAAATGGGCTGAAAATTATCTGGGCCCGAAACAGGAGGCGATAGATGAAGAAGACAAGCTTCCTGATGATTTCTTCAAACAGCTTGCAGGCCTGGGCATTCTTGGCATAACGCTTGGAGAGGCATACGGGGGAGCGGGTCAGGGCATATTGATGCAAACGCTTGCGGTAGAGCAGATCGCCAGATTATCCCCGGCACTCAGCATGAGCTATGCGGCCCACTCGAACCTTTGCGCCAACAACATCTACAAGAACGGTAATGAGTCGCAAAGGCAGAAATTCCTGCCCCCCATGTGCACGGGAGATGCGATCGGAGCGCTTTGTCTGACAGAGCCGGGAGCCGGATCGGATGCGCTCGGAGGGATGAGAACCACTGCTAAAAAATCAGGTGACAAATATATAATCAACGGAACAAAGATGTTCATAACCAATGGAACCATAGCAAAGACGCACCTTGTCTATGCAAAGACTGCTCCTGAACGCGGAGCCCATGGCATCAGCGCATTTGTTGTCGATGCCGAAAGTAAAGGTGTTACGATTTCAAAAAAACTCCGCAAGTGTGGCATGAGGGGCTCTCCTACCGTTGAGCTCAGCTATGAAGATGTAGAGGTTCCGGCAGAGAACCTGCTTCTTGAAGAGAATATGGGCGTGCATATAGTCACATCGGGCCTTGCCTACGAGAGGATTACCCTTTCGGGAAATTCACTCGGAACCGCAGAGCAGGGGCTTCAATATTCCATAAAATATGCAAAAGAGCGCGAGCAGTTCGGAAAGCAGCTCAGGGAATTCGAGATGATACAGGCAAAGCTTGCTGACATGTACTGCCTGGTCGAGGCATCACGCGGTCTTGTTTACAATGCTGCCCGATTCGCCGACGGCCCCGGTGGAAAGAAAGGGGGAAAAGGCACAGTCCTTGATAAACTTGCAGCGGCCGCGATCCTTTTTGCAGCTGAATCTGCAACTAAGGTCTGCTGCGACGGCGTACAGATTCACGGCGGCTATGGATATTGCCTGGAGTATCCGATACAGAAGCTCTGGCGCGATGCCAAACTTCTTGAAATCGGTGCAGGCACATCGGAAATCAGAAGAATAATAATCGCAAGGGAGTTGTGCAGGGATAGATAA
- a CDS encoding helix-turn-helix domain-containing protein: MNLGAVLKKRRKEKGLILKAVAEKAGISEGFLSQVENDVSSPSVETLIRICNAMGINAGEIIREAEKKERLVVIRRAEWEEDIELPKSGFVTRRFYSPESRHIIDSSVMVLESGASIPGRKGIKNSQEILCVLKGTVEVSCGNETALLHEGDAVHYYWSVPEKQVIENKSKDLSVVLWVGTL, from the coding sequence ATGAATCTCGGCGCAGTGCTGAAGAAAAGAAGAAAAGAAAAAGGGCTCATACTCAAGGCCGTGGCTGAAAAAGCCGGAATATCTGAGGGATTTTTGTCTCAGGTGGAAAACGATGTCAGCTCTCCTTCGGTTGAAACCCTTATCCGGATCTGCAATGCGATGGGCATAAATGCAGGTGAAATAATCCGCGAGGCCGAGAAAAAAGAGCGGCTTGTGGTGATACGCAGGGCCGAATGGGAAGAAGATATCGAGCTGCCCAAGTCCGGATTTGTCACCCGCCGTTTTTACTCTCCGGAATCGAGGCACATAATTGACAGCTCTGTAATGGTGCTTGAATCAGGCGCATCAATACCCGGCAGAAAAGGGATCAAAAACAGCCAGGAAATATTATGCGTTCTTAAAGGCACGGTTGAAGTTTCATGCGGGAACGAAACGGCTCTTTTACATGAAGGGGATGCCGTACATTATTATTGGTCGGTACCTGAAAAACAGGTGATTGAGAACAAATCGAAAGACCTTTCGGTTGTTCTATGGGTTGGCACTTTGTAG
- a CDS encoding thiolase domain-containing protein yields the protein MIKFSEQQLKIPKLMRPVYLVTSGQSKFDRAFPDKRTEELCIDAFNQAAELINMQPSELKKYIHTCYYGHFADHFGDQLLGEAVIHDRLGLDPLGNVGIKTGGATGGSTLWEATKAVASGYSDCVLAMGWERMDEVPTDEGNFLISCAADKDWEGPLGHIYTGYYAVMAQKYWKVFGKEEDSFRRTLAEISVKHHGYARMNPYAQAPMKITVEDVLKSPVVAYPLRALDACLMSVGAACAIICDEKTAIKLTKGTKNKPLRIWVTAGSHTLRPADRRDMAIPLLPNETAKQYKDLGERFPGGERYPGFTGFLAARMAAYYAYRMTGINDPTKDLDVIELHDAFTISDVQTYEDVGIRPYGYGRDYVESGDCYHTNPKTGKPGKLPSNLSGGLIGCMHAVGATGIMQTFEIATHLWGRWAEIHGDEKRWKEFNRKKPADWTDLQVKGAKRAMAISHAGVGSHVTATILMDPDHLLKKDA from the coding sequence ATGATCAAGTTCAGTGAACAGCAGTTAAAGATCCCCAAGCTGATGAGGCCGGTTTATCTGGTAACCTCCGGTCAGTCGAAATTTGACCGTGCATTTCCGGATAAGCGTACTGAGGAATTGTGCATCGATGCATTCAACCAGGCAGCCGAACTCATCAACATGCAGCCATCTGAGCTGAAGAAGTACATCCACACTTGTTATTATGGTCATTTTGCGGATCACTTCGGCGATCAGCTTCTTGGCGAAGCCGTTATCCATGACAGGCTCGGACTGGATCCCCTGGGCAATGTCGGGATTAAAACCGGCGGCGCCACAGGAGGTTCGACGCTGTGGGAAGCGACAAAAGCGGTTGCTTCCGGCTACTCCGACTGCGTGCTTGCAATGGGTTGGGAACGCATGGACGAGGTTCCGACGGATGAAGGAAATTTCCTTATTTCCTGTGCGGCCGATAAGGATTGGGAAGGCCCTCTCGGTCACATATATACGGGATACTATGCCGTCATGGCCCAGAAGTACTGGAAGGTTTTCGGCAAGGAGGAGGACTCGTTCCGCAGGACTCTGGCCGAAATATCCGTCAAGCATCACGGATACGCCAGGATGAACCCCTACGCCCAGGCCCCCATGAAGATTACGGTTGAGGACGTTCTGAAATCGCCCGTCGTCGCATATCCTCTGCGCGCCCTTGATGCATGCCTGATGAGTGTCGGTGCCGCTTGTGCGATCATCTGTGACGAAAAAACCGCAATTAAGCTGACAAAGGGAACAAAGAACAAACCTCTTCGCATATGGGTTACTGCAGGCTCGCATACACTGAGGCCAGCTGACAGAAGGGATATGGCCATTCCTCTTCTCCCGAATGAAACGGCCAAACAGTACAAGGACCTCGGAGAAAGATTCCCCGGCGGCGAAAGATATCCCGGTTTCACCGGATTCCTTGCGGCACGTATGGCGGCATATTATGCATACCGTATGACCGGCATAAACGATCCGACAAAGGATCTCGATGTCATCGAACTACATGATGCATTCACCATAAGCGATGTCCAGACATATGAGGACGTCGGAATCAGACCTTACGGATACGGCAGGGATTATGTCGAGTCAGGCGATTGCTATCATACCAACCCAAAGACCGGCAAACCCGGAAAACTCCCTTCAAACCTCTCGGGTGGTCTCATCGGATGCATGCACGCTGTCGGCGCCACGGGCATCATGCAGACATTCGAAATAGCCACACATCTCTGGGGCCGATGGGCGGAAATCCACGGTGATGAAAAGAGATGGAAGGAATTCAACAGAAAGAAGCCTGCCGACTGGACAGATCTCCAGGTCAAGGGCGCGAAGAGGGCGATGGCTATAAGCCATGCAGGCGTGGGTTCGCATGTAACCGCAACTATTCTGATGGACCCCGACCATCTTTTAAAGAAAGACGCATAA
- a CDS encoding thermonuclease family protein, producing the protein MKRFPWAVIAVIAGILSLAVYSHVTGSDVHIVKRVIDGDTIILDDGRHIRLIGVDAPEVDSPYEKAEPFGKESRDYMKRLVERRLVTIKTGPEPYDKYGRTLAYVYLGPTMVNSRIIRDGYAKAYRRFKFPERDLFINYEKEARSRGVGMWKYKHGKAK; encoded by the coding sequence GTGAAACGATTCCCGTGGGCTGTTATTGCCGTTATTGCAGGGATATTAAGCCTTGCTGTCTACAGTCATGTCACTGGCTCCGATGTCCATATTGTTAAAAGAGTCATAGACGGCGACACTATTATCCTTGATGACGGCAGACACATCAGGCTTATCGGGGTCGACGCCCCTGAAGTCGATTCCCCGTACGAAAAAGCAGAGCCTTTCGGGAAAGAGAGCCGTGATTACATGAAAAGACTTGTCGAAAGAAGACTCGTAACAATAAAGACCGGCCCTGAACCTTATGACAAGTATGGAAGGACGCTTGCGTATGTTTACCTGGGCCCCACAATGGTGAACAGCCGCATCATAAGGGATGGGTATGCAAAGGCGTACAGGAGATTTAAATTTCCCGAACGTGACCTTTTCATCAATTATGAAAAAGAGGCCAGGTCAAGGGGTGTGGGCATGTGGAAGTATAAACATGGTAAAGCAAAATAA